The following are encoded in a window of Rosa chinensis cultivar Old Blush chromosome 4, RchiOBHm-V2, whole genome shotgun sequence genomic DNA:
- the LOC112195763 gene encoding G-type lectin S-receptor-like serine/threonine-protein kinase At4g27290 — MDTKTSPTKFMIFLLFSYLHLKTHVSLATDAITADQSFSGDETIVSSGGVFELGFFKPGKLPNYYVGMWYYKRVVTVKTIVWVANRKQPVSDRFTSVLRIIDSNLVLVDETKSLVWSTNVTSTTTSGSATSIQAVLLDNGNLVLRVGSNSSLLPLWQSFDHPAHTWLAGSKIGFNNVTKQTQKLTSWKNSEDPAPGLYSLELDPNGSNSYILLWNSSRQYWTSGSWDEHNRIFSLIPEMRLNYIYNCSYVTNENESYFTYALNDPKKISQAVMHFSGQIQQLTWSETSKQWILFWSQPRKQCEVYGLCGAFSTCNATSLPSCSCLKGFEPKLLGDWNLNDHAGGCSRITGLQCGNATSLNGTQVTQDQFQEMTRMTLSENDQYAEVGSIMECESICLNHCSCTAYSYESGGCSIWNGDLLHLQQLEASDTNGRTMYIRLAASEFENPPKSSNKGSEGHTDDKWSLVIAIISATAGFLTIIFGYFLWKKTLGKRREHRRRTINSSNLGARDGNDDTELPLIGLKSILAATNNFSEANKLGEGGFGPVYKGIFPDNQEVAIKRLSTKSGQGHQEFVNELKLIAKLQHRNLVRLLGCCNEEEEMILIYEYMPNRSLDKFLFDPSEQTKLDWDRRFRIIEGIAQGVLYIHKYSRLKIIHRDLKASNILLDGAMNPRVSDFGMAKIFELNQIEANTNRVVGTYGYMSPEYARYGHFSEKLDVFSFGVLLLEIVTGKKNGAFYHFEHSLTLAGWAWKLWKENRGMEVIDASVRETCRPHEALRCIHVGFLCVQEAPADRPTMSAVIHMLQSNEATSLPHSKEPAFSIHDMNSNVAESSSQTSTSACSKNAFTISLPEAR; from the exons ATGGATACCAAAACCAGCCCGACTAAGTTCATGattttccttctcttctcatACCTACATCTGAAGACTCATGTCTCCCTCGCAACCGATGCCATCACCGCAGACCAATCTTTCTCCGGTGACGAAACCATTGTCTCCTCAGGTGGTGTTTTTGAACTCGGTTTCTTCAAACCAGGTAAACTTCCAAACTACTACGTAGGCATGTGGTACTACAAGCGAGTAGTAACTGTGAAAACCATAGTCTGGGTGGCAAATAGAAAACAACCAGTCTCCGATAGATTTACTTCGGTGTTGAGGATCATAGATAGTAATTTAGTTCTCGTTGATGAGACCAAAAGTCTTGTTTGGTCCACAAATGTGACCTCCACCACCACGTCAGGCTCAGCTACTTCTATACAAGCAGTTCTTTTAGACAATGGCAACCTTGTCTTAAGAGTTGGATCCAATTCATCATTACTGCCGTTATGGCAAAGTTTTGACCATCCAGCTCATACTTGGCTAGCAGGAAGTAAAATTGGATTCAACAATGTTaccaaacaaacccaaaaactcACTTCATGGAAGAACTCCGAGGATCCTGCACCGGGTCTTTACTCTCTTGAGCTGGACCCGAATGGTAGCAACTCATATATCCTACTGTGGAATAGTTCTAGACAGTACTGGACCAGTGGATCTTGGGACGAGCATAATCGAATTTTCAGCTTGATTCCTGAAATGAGGCTTAACTATATCTACAATTGCAGCTATGTTACGAACGAAAACGAAAGCTATTTCACCTATGCTCTTAATGATCCTAAAAAAATATCTCAGGCAGTTATGCATTTCTCGGGGCAGATCCAGCAACTGACATGGTCGGAGACTTCCAAGCAGTGGATTTTGTTTTGGTcccaaccaagaaaacaatgtGAAGTTTATGGTTTGTGCGGGGCATTCAGCACTTGCAATGCCACGTCTTTGCCCTCATGTAGCTGTTTGAAGGGTTTTGAGCCAAAACTGCTGGGTGATTGGAACTTAAATGATCATGCTGGCGGGTGTTCAAGAATAACCGGTCTTCAGTGTGGAAATGCTACTAGTCTTAATGGGACACAAGTCACACAAGACCAGTTTCAAGAAATGACTAGAATGACATTGTCTGAAAATGATCAATATGCAGAGGTCGGGAGTATTATGGAATGTGAATCCATCTGCTTAAATCACTGCTCATGCACTGCTTATTCATATGAAAGTGGTGGATGTTCAATTTGGAATGGAGATCTCTTGCATCTGCAACAGCTTGAAGCAAGTGATACTAATGGAAGAACAATGTACATCAGACTTGCGGCTTCCGAGTTCGAGAATCCTCCTAAAAGTAGTAATAAGG GTAGTGAGGGTCATACTGATGATAAGTGGTCTCTTGTAATTGCAATAATCTCAGCAACAGCAGGATTCCTTACAATAATTTTTGGCTATTTTTTATGGAAGAAAACTTTGGGAAAGAGAAG AGAGCATAGGAGGAGGACTATCAATTCAAGTAATCTGGGTGCTAGAGATGGAAACGATGATACAGAACTACCACTCATTGGTTTGAAGAGTATATTAGCTGCTACAAACAACTTCTCTGAAGCTAATAAACTTGGAGAGGGAGGATTTGGCCCTGTTTATAAG GGGATTTTTCCTGACAATCAAGAAGTAGCAATAAAACGGCTTTCTACGAAGTCTGGGCAAGGACATCAAGAGTTCGTGAATGAGTTAAAGCTTATAGCCAAGCTTCAGCATAGAAATCTTGTTCGACTCTTGGGTTGCTGTAATGAAGAGGAGGAAATGATACTGATTTATGAGTACATGCCCAACCGAAGTTTGGATAAATTCTTATTTG ATCCATCTGAACAGACAAAATTGGACTGGGATAGACGTTTTAGGATTATAGAAGGTATTGCTCAGGGAGTACTCTATATCCACAAGTACTCCAGACTGAAAATCATTCATAGAGACTTAAAAGCAAGTAATATTCTGTTGGATGGAGCAATGAACCCCAGAGTATCAGACTTCGGAATGGCCAAGATTTTTGAGTTAAACCAAATTGAAGCAAATACAAACAGGGTTGTTGGGACATA TGGCTACATGTCACCTGAGTATGCACGTTATGGTCATTTCTCTGAAAAATTGGACGTATTTAGCTTTGGAGTGTTATTGTTGGAGATTGTAACCGGAAAGAAAAATGGTGCTTTCTATCATTTCGAGCATTCACTGACTCTTGCCGGATGG GCATGGAAATTATGGAAAGAAAACAGAGGAATGGAGGTGATTGATGCATCGGTACGGGAAACATGCCGGCCTCATGAAGCTTTAAGGTGTATCCATGTAGGGTTTTTGTGCGTACAAGAAGCTCCAGCTGATCGACCAACAATGTCTGCTGTAATTCATATGCTGCAAAGCAACGAAGCCACATCACTTCCACACTCCAAAGAACCTGCTTTTTCAATACACGATATGAATTCCAATGTTGCTGAATCTTCTTCTCAAACGTCTACTAGTGCTTGTTCCAAGAATGCATTCACAATTAGTTTGCCAGAAGCTCGATAA
- the LOC112195765 gene encoding probable receptor-like protein kinase At1g11050, whose translation MDRTNISCCQTLLSLFGVGLAQHLKATTLFHLPNIAASNSCLQNNQSKLTSPALPSNLVSYCFDPLQFVTSPNFCAQIESTQDWVSKLNQTTALDSACKPDLTNLSSCDACVAAGFKIHAQLKAIDGNSSHSRDCWYFTILYAAAGMINDSELESEGAVSCIFGLSLLNDTLVGLRKKSYTALVTAVVSATGGLLTILFLYFLWKKSLGKKRAYSENIRNVSAGDGKNDTELPVSSLRSILAATNNFSEANKLGEGGFGHVYKGILNENQEVAIKRLSKKSGQGYQEFMNELKLIAKLQHNNLVRLLGCCIEEEEMILIYEYMPNRSLDKFLFDLRENIKLDWGKRFRIIEGTAQGVLYIHKHSRLKIIHRDLKASNVLLDEEMNPKISDFGMAKIFEINQTEANTNRVVGTYGYMSPEYARYGHFSEKLDVFSFGVLLLEIVSGRRNSAFYHLEHPVTLAGWAWKLWKEGRGMEVIDESVRETCLPHEALRCIHVALLCVQEDPVDRPTMSSVIHMLANEATSLPLFKEPAFSTHSDYKAICSSSPSSSIFSNNLVTISIPEGR comes from the exons ATGGACAGGACCAATATATCATGTTGTCAAACCCTATTGTCTCTCTTTGGCGTAGGCCTTGCTCAACACCTCAAGGCCACCACTCTTTTCCATCTCCCCAACATAGCAGCCTCAAATTCTTGCCTCCAAAACAACCAGTCCAAGCTTACCTCTCCAGCACTCCCTTCCAATCTTGTCTCTTATTGTTTTGACCCTTTACAATTTGTAACTAGCCCAAATTTCTGTGCGCAGATTGAGTCTACCCAAGATTGGGTCTCCAAGCTTAATCAGACCACTGCACTTGACTCTGCATGCAAGCCAGACCTCACTAATCTCTCATCCTGTGATGCTTGCGTAGCGGCTGGCTTTAAAATTCATGCACAATTAAAAGCCATTGATGGTAACAGTTCTCACTCTAGAGATTGTTGGTACTTTACAATTCTGTATGCAGCAGCTGGTATGATCAACGACTCTGAACTTGAAAGTGAGGGTGCCGTATCTTGTATTTTCGGTTTATCTTTATTGAATGACACTCTTGTGGGTTTGCGTAAAAAGAGCTATACCGCTCTTGTAACTGCAGTAGTCTCAGCAACAGGAGGGTTGCTTACAATATTATTTTTATACTTCTTATGGAAGAAGTCTTTGGGAAAGAAAAG GGCATATAGTGAGAATATTAGGAATGTTAGTGCTGGAGATGGGAAGAATGATACAGAACTACCGGTCTCAAGTTTAAGGAGTATATTGGCTGCTACAAACAACTTCTCTGAAGCTAATAAACTAGGAGAGGGAGGGTTTGGCCATGTTTATAAG GGCATCTTAAATGAAAATCAAGAGGTAGCCataaaaagactgtcaaagaaGTCAGGGCAAGGATATCAAGAGTTCATGAATGAGTTAAAACTTATAGCAAAGCTCCAACATAACAATCTTGTTAGGCTCTTGGGTTGCTGtattgaagaggaagaaatgATATTAATCTACGAGTACATGCCTAATCGAAGTTTGGACAAATTTTTGTTTG ATCTAAGGGAAAACATAAAATTGGATTGGGGTAAACGCTTTCGAATTATAGAAGGTACAGCTCAAGGAGTACTTTATATTCACAAGCACTCCAGATTGAAAATCATTCACAGGGATCTAAAAGCAAGTAATGTCCTGTTGGATGAAGAAATGAACcccaaaatttcagattttggaatGGCAAAGATTTTCGAGATAAATCAAACTGAAGCAAATACCAACAGGGTTGTCGGGACATA TGGTTATATGTCACCTGAGTATGCACGCTATGGCCATTTTTCAGAGAAATTGGATGTATTTAGTTTTGGAGTGTTGTTGCTGGAGATTGTAAGTGGAAGGAGGAATTCCGCTTTCTATCATCTTGAACACCCGGTAACTCTTGCTGGATGG GCATGGAAACTATGGAAAGAAGGTAGAGGAATGGAGGTGATTGATGAATCAGTGAGAGAAACGTGTCTGCCTCATGAAGCTTTAAGGTGTATCCATGTAGCATTATTGTGTGTTCAAGAAGATCCAGTTGATCGACCAACCATGTCTTCTGTAATTCACATGTTGGCTAATGAAGCTACATCACTTCCACTATTCAAAGAACCTGCATTTTCAACACATAGTGATTATAAAGCTATTTgctcttcttctccatcatctAGCATTTTTTCGAACAATCTGGTAACCATTAGCATCCCTGAAGGTCGATAG